One genomic window of Cyanobacteriota bacterium includes the following:
- a CDS encoding DMT family protein: MRSITLLLVSNIFMTFAWYGHLKNLKVAPLWIAIVASWSIALFEYCFQVPANRIGSEYFSLPQLKVIQEIIAMLVFAGFSVTYMQVPITRNYMLAAMLLAGAAYLIFSDKAG, translated from the coding sequence CTGCGATCCATTACGTTGCTGCTGGTTTCTAACATTTTTATGACGTTTGCTTGGTATGGCCACCTCAAAAATCTCAAGGTTGCTCCACTCTGGATTGCCATCGTAGCGAGCTGGTCAATTGCTCTCTTTGAATATTGTTTTCAAGTGCCTGCAAATCGTATAGGGTCTGAGTATTTCAGCCTACCCCAGCTTAAGGTGATTCAAGAAATCATAGCTATGCTGGTGTTTGCAGGATTTAGCGTGACCTATATGCAGGTACCCATCACTCGCAACTACATGCTGGCCGCTATGCTCTTGGCAGGCGCTGCTTATCTGATTTTCAGTGACAAGGCTGGATAG